From the genome of Candidatus Jidaibacter acanthamoeba, one region includes:
- the gltX gene encoding glutamate--tRNA ligase, translating into MSVITRFAPSPTGYLHVGNVRTAIVSWLFARSMGGKFILRIDDTDIERSKDEYTDAIKDDLKWLGLDWDRIEFQSNRVEKYEAVKERLIKEGRLYPCYETKEELEMKKKIMLNRNLPPIYDRASLKLSDEKKRELEEQGIKPHWRFLIDKEDIIWDDGVRGNLHFKATNISDPVLIRADGSMTYTIATVWDDIEFGITDIIRGEDHVTNSAIHIQIFKALGATPPNFAHLSLLNSKSGEISKRIGGFDIRSLRESGIEPMAINSFLAKIGTSDPIEIKSSLEELIKDFSIKKFSKSPVNYDISELERLNTKLVHNLKYSEVKERLNGLNIGEVDESFWEAVKPNINTIKEVELWSKICRENIMPTIEDKDFVASAAELLPEEEVTINTWDEWISKIKEKTGKSGKNLFMPLRKAITGMEHGPELKYILPLIGRDKIIARLGGEKA; encoded by the coding sequence ATGAGTGTTATAACAAGATTTGCCCCAAGCCCAACCGGATATTTACATGTCGGTAATGTAAGAACCGCAATTGTATCATGGCTTTTTGCCCGAAGCATGGGTGGAAAGTTTATTTTAAGAATAGATGATACTGATATTGAGCGTTCGAAAGATGAGTATACGGATGCTATAAAAGATGATTTAAAATGGCTCGGTTTAGATTGGGATAGGATAGAGTTTCAATCAAATAGGGTAGAGAAATATGAAGCGGTTAAAGAAAGGCTGATAAAAGAAGGCAGGCTTTACCCATGCTATGAGACTAAAGAAGAGCTTGAGATGAAAAAAAAGATTATGCTTAACCGTAATCTTCCTCCTATCTATGACAGAGCTTCTTTAAAGCTTTCCGATGAAAAGAAAAGGGAGCTTGAAGAGCAGGGGATTAAGCCGCATTGGAGGTTTTTAATTGATAAGGAAGATATTATTTGGGATGACGGTGTAAGAGGGAATTTGCATTTTAAAGCCACTAATATAAGTGATCCGGTGCTAATTAGAGCTGACGGTTCCATGACTTATACTATTGCGACCGTTTGGGATGATATCGAATTCGGTATTACTGATATCATAAGAGGTGAAGACCATGTTACCAATAGTGCAATACATATCCAAATATTTAAAGCTCTGGGAGCTACCCCGCCGAATTTTGCCCATCTTTCATTGCTTAATTCAAAATCAGGTGAAATTTCTAAAAGAATAGGCGGATTTGATATCAGATCTTTGAGGGAAAGCGGTATTGAACCTATGGCTATTAATAGTTTTTTAGCTAAAATCGGAACTTCTGATCCGATTGAGATTAAAAGCTCATTAGAAGAATTAATTAAAGACTTTTCAATTAAAAAGTTTAGTAAATCCCCGGTAAACTATGATATTTCAGAACTGGAGAGATTAAATACCAAACTAGTTCATAACTTAAAATATTCCGAAGTTAAGGAAAGGCTAAATGGACTAAATATCGGCGAAGTTGATGAAAGTTTCTGGGAAGCAGTAAAGCCCAATATAAATACTATAAAAGAAGTTGAGCTATGGAGTAAAATTTGTAGAGAAAATATAATGCCTACTATTGAAGATAAAGATTTTGTCGCATCAGCAGCTGAGCTTTTGCCTGAAGAGGAAGTTACTATAAATACTTGGGATGAATGGATTTCTAAAATTAAAGAAAAAACCGGAAAAAGTGGTAAGAATTTATTTATGCCGCTTAGAAAAGCAATCACCGGAATGGAGCATGGCCCTGAGCTGAAATACATATTACCTTTAATCGGTAGAGATAAGATTATAGCTAGGCTTGGTGGGGAGAAGGCTTAA
- the wrbA gene encoding NAD(P)H:quinone oxidoreductase → MSKILVLYYSMYGHVKTLAESVCEGARSVPGTEVVLKRVPELMAEEHFKQAGGREDNTPIADPNELTVYDAIIFGSPTRFGNMTSQMRNFLDRTGGIWAKGGLVGKLGSVFTSTGTGGGNETTITSFHSTLLHHGMIIVGLPYSCPDLVDMEHKIGGSPYGASTLAGPDGSRTPHQKELNMAKFQGKHVAEITAKLVK, encoded by the coding sequence ATGAGTAAAATTCTAGTTTTATATTACAGCATGTACGGGCATGTGAAAACTTTAGCGGAATCTGTTTGCGAAGGAGCAAGATCAGTCCCGGGTACTGAAGTTGTATTAAAAAGAGTTCCTGAACTTATGGCTGAGGAGCATTTTAAGCAAGCAGGCGGAAGGGAAGATAATACTCCGATTGCCGACCCCAATGAATTAACCGTTTATGATGCAATAATCTTCGGCTCACCTACCAGATTCGGCAATATGACTTCTCAAATGCGTAATTTTCTTGATCGTACGGGCGGAATTTGGGCGAAAGGAGGCCTGGTAGGAAAATTAGGCAGTGTATTTACTTCAACAGGCACCGGTGGTGGTAATGAGACCACTATTACTTCCTTTCACAGCACGTTATTGCACCACGGTATGATAATTGTAGGATTACCCTACAGCTGCCCTGACCTTGTAGACATGGAACATAAAATCGGCGGCAGCCCTTACGGTGCTTCTACTCTTGCAGGCCCTGACGGTTCTCGCACTCCACACCAAAAGGAACTTAATATGGCTAAGTTTCAAGGTAAACATGTAGCAGAAATTACGGCAAAGTTAGTTAAGTAG
- a CDS encoding multidrug effflux MFS transporter: MKVSSGFITIILLCILAGAEVDLFVPSFPQISKQFQLTPFMVELTLSANLIAYCISSLAVGSLGDRYGRKVVMIWGLVVFILGSILCVIAEQFYIIILGRFLQGAGIAAPAILTYVLVSDIYGRKDQLNVISILNGVVTLAMAFAPILGSYVNLYYSWKGNFIVLLIFGIICLIMLCLFIKEQHDRELKSRNLELFVSYLPVLRSGKVIAFTVSFCFLSCPYWIFIGISPILYMTDFKMSLEKFGFYQGAMAVAFSTVSISSSYALKIISRKRMFLTGIFLCALSAIFILFLGIIESKNPIAITGALVLLSMGVVLPINILYYEALEIMEKNKGKIAAVILSSRLIFTAIGLEVAGYFHQGSFKSTAFIMVFSLTVSLTSIMLLIKTKLFDLDK; the protein is encoded by the coding sequence ATGAAAGTTTCTTCCGGCTTTATAACTATCATACTTTTGTGTATTTTAGCAGGGGCGGAAGTTGATCTGTTCGTGCCGAGTTTTCCTCAAATCAGCAAACAGTTTCAGCTTACTCCGTTTATGGTTGAGCTGACCCTAAGTGCTAATCTTATTGCATATTGTATTAGTTCACTGGCGGTAGGTTCTCTCGGAGATCGTTACGGCAGAAAAGTGGTGATGATTTGGGGGTTGGTTGTTTTTATTTTAGGCAGCATATTATGTGTTATAGCCGAACAATTTTATATTATTATATTGGGTAGGTTTCTACAAGGAGCAGGGATAGCTGCTCCAGCAATTCTGACTTATGTCTTAGTTTCCGATATATATGGAAGAAAAGATCAACTAAATGTTATTTCAATTTTAAACGGAGTTGTGACCTTAGCTATGGCCTTTGCGCCTATTCTTGGCAGCTATGTTAATTTGTATTATAGTTGGAAAGGCAACTTTATTGTTCTATTAATTTTCGGAATAATATGCCTTATAATGCTTTGTTTATTTATTAAGGAGCAGCATGATAGAGAATTAAAAAGCAGGAACCTTGAATTATTTGTTTCCTATTTGCCGGTTTTACGTTCCGGAAAGGTGATTGCTTTTACCGTTTCATTTTGTTTTCTTTCCTGTCCTTATTGGATTTTTATAGGTATATCTCCGATACTTTATATGACGGATTTTAAAATGAGCTTAGAAAAATTTGGTTTCTATCAAGGAGCTATGGCGGTAGCTTTTTCTACGGTTAGCATATCAAGTAGCTATGCTTTAAAAATAATCAGCAGAAAACGGATGTTTTTAACCGGTATATTTCTCTGCGCGCTTAGTGCAATATTTATCTTATTTTTAGGGATCATCGAGAGTAAGAACCCGATTGCTATAACAGGTGCTCTTGTGCTTCTTTCTATGGGTGTAGTTTTGCCGATTAATATATTATATTATGAGGCACTTGAAATAATGGAAAAGAATAAAGGAAAAATTGCAGCTGTAATTCTTTCATCAAGGCTTATTTTTACGGCGATAGGCTTAGAAGTTGCAGGATATTTTCATCAGGGCAGCTTTAAGAGCACTGCTTTTATCATGGTTTTTAGCTTAACCGTTTCTCTGACTAGTATAATGCTGCTTATAAAAACTAAGCTTTTTGATTTAGATAAATAA
- the nuoG gene encoding NADH-quinone oxidoreductase subunit NuoG, producing MPKLTIDGKEIVVEEGTTVIQACETLGIEIPRFCYHERLAIAGNCRMCLVEMEKSPKPVASCAQPALEGMVIKTDTPMVKKAREGVMEFLLINHPLDCPICDQGGECDLQDQAFFYGRGKNRYTEEKRAVKDKYMGPLVATHMTRCIHCTRCVRFLEDVAGTPELGAIGRGEEMEVTTYIEKSLSSELSGNIIDLCPVGALTSKPYAFKARNWELKKTETIDVLDAVGSNIRADSRGREIMRILPRINDDINEEWISDKTRFSYDGLKYQRLDTPMVKKGDLLEAVSWEEALSTLADKITKSSAEKIGAIAGDLTDVETMLVTKEMLQKLGSANFDCRQDGSQVDNKYRSLYTFNTTIAGIEQADICLIIGSNPRHEAAILNARIRKAHLYNNLKVAVIGEKVDLTYPYRYLGNNAWILKQIADGDHPYCSILNSAKNPMIIIGSQVLCRDDFEATLYQVKRIVNEYKVIRDDWNGFNVLQRAASRVGGLDIGFIPGKSGKSVNRMVTEKMDVLFLLGADEINFSKLHLDTFVVYIGHHGDKGAHRADIILPGATYTEKEATYVNLEGRPQRTNLVVYPPNEAKEDWVIISDIIRSLRLDLDYSNVKQVRNKMSEVAKIFEQMNRIKVSNEFPEKGGKFKDFLSDNFTNPFENYYMTDPISRNSRTMALCTKEITGSADQKVA from the coding sequence ATGCCTAAGCTAACTATTGACGGCAAAGAAATTGTTGTTGAGGAAGGAACCACCGTAATTCAAGCATGCGAAACACTGGGGATTGAAATACCGAGGTTTTGTTACCATGAAAGGCTTGCAATTGCCGGTAATTGCAGGATGTGTTTGGTTGAGATGGAAAAATCTCCGAAACCTGTTGCAAGTTGTGCACAGCCTGCACTTGAAGGTATGGTGATTAAAACCGATACTCCAATGGTTAAAAAAGCTCGTGAAGGAGTAATGGAATTCTTACTTATCAACCACCCGCTCGATTGTCCGATTTGTGATCAAGGCGGCGAGTGCGATCTTCAAGACCAGGCATTTTTTTACGGGAGGGGTAAAAACCGTTATACCGAAGAGAAGAGAGCAGTAAAAGATAAATATATGGGACCTCTGGTTGCAACACATATGACCAGATGTATTCACTGCACACGGTGCGTTAGGTTTTTGGAAGATGTCGCCGGCACTCCGGAACTGGGCGCAATCGGTAGAGGCGAAGAAATGGAAGTAACCACTTATATTGAAAAATCCTTAAGTTCAGAGTTATCGGGAAATATAATCGACCTTTGCCCGGTTGGAGCGTTGACCTCTAAACCTTATGCCTTTAAAGCAAGGAATTGGGAACTTAAAAAAACTGAGACCATAGATGTTTTAGATGCAGTCGGTTCAAATATTAGGGCAGATAGTCGCGGCCGTGAAATAATGCGTATACTTCCAAGAATTAATGATGATATAAATGAAGAATGGATTTCAGATAAAACCAGGTTTTCTTATGACGGATTAAAGTATCAACGCCTTGATACCCCTATGGTAAAGAAAGGAGATTTATTGGAAGCCGTTTCATGGGAAGAAGCTTTAAGCACTTTAGCAGATAAAATAACAAAATCTTCCGCTGAAAAGATCGGGGCTATTGCCGGGGACTTAACTGATGTTGAAACCATGTTAGTTACTAAAGAGATGCTGCAAAAACTCGGCAGCGCTAATTTTGATTGCAGGCAAGACGGTAGCCAAGTTGATAATAAATATAGATCGCTTTACACATTTAATACCACAATAGCGGGGATAGAGCAAGCTGACATTTGTTTAATCATCGGCTCAAACCCAAGGCATGAAGCAGCTATTCTTAATGCACGAATCAGAAAAGCACATCTATATAACAATTTAAAAGTCGCAGTTATCGGTGAAAAAGTTGATTTAACTTATCCTTATAGATACTTAGGAAATAATGCATGGATATTAAAGCAAATTGCCGATGGGGATCACCCTTATTGCAGCATACTGAATAGTGCAAAAAATCCGATGATAATAATCGGTTCGCAAGTGTTATGCAGAGATGATTTCGAAGCTACGCTTTATCAAGTTAAACGCATCGTTAATGAATATAAAGTAATAAGAGATGATTGGAACGGCTTTAATGTGTTGCAAAGAGCGGCATCTCGAGTCGGCGGACTTGATATCGGCTTCATTCCTGGCAAAAGCGGCAAATCCGTTAACCGAATGGTTACGGAAAAAATGGATGTTTTATTTCTCCTGGGAGCTGACGAAATAAATTTTTCTAAACTTCATCTTGATACTTTTGTAGTTTATATTGGTCATCACGGAGATAAAGGAGCTCATAGAGCTGATATTATTCTACCGGGTGCGACCTATACTGAAAAAGAGGCCACTTATGTTAACCTTGAAGGTAGGCCTCAGCGAACTAATCTGGTTGTTTACCCCCCCAATGAAGCGAAAGAGGACTGGGTAATTATAAGCGATATTATCAGAAGTTTAAGACTTGATCTTGATTACTCTAATGTTAAGCAGGTCAGAAATAAGATGTCGGAAGTTGCAAAAATATTTGAACAGATGAACAGAATTAAAGTATCTAATGAGTTTCCTGAAAAGGGCGGGAAGTTTAAAGATTTCTTATCTGATAACTTTACAAATCCTTTTGAAAATTATTACATGACCGACCCGATTTCGAGAAACTCCAGGACTATGGCATTATGTACTAAGGAAATCACAGGATCTGCTGATCAAAAAGTTGCTTAA